tatatatcaAGCCAGCCAAACAAATCATTTCATTTCTCTCATTCAAGGATAACCTAAAGATATAAACACACTAGCATATCAAACATGAAAGAAAGCGAAACTGTGGAATttggtttcaaatttattatcGTATAGGAAGGCACATATTGCATCATCCTGATAAGATTGAAATGGCAGACACAAGCAAGAAAACAAGCTAAGTTTTTTAACAGTTCATAGATTAAAGCAGTTCAAAATCTATAATGGCAAGTAAAAAGAATTTAAGTGAACAAGTCATTTGATAGAGAGCTTCACTTCATCTTTTTAATTCCATTTGATGAGAGAATTAGAAGACCTTTTCGTTGTTAGCAGCCAAAAACTTTACATGATCCAGTAGTGCCTTCTTCTGAGCTCTCAGAATAGTGTTTGCAAAACGACGTTTCAGCATTGCAGCACGGAGAGCCTTCTTTGGTGACATTGGCACATCAAAAGTAAGAGTTGACAATCCTAATCAGATGATAGAAAACaatataaatcaaaatcaaaggaACCCTATTCAGTTTCAGAGATTTACCTCACCAAAATATTTGTATAATTTCTATAACCAAATGATATACCATGGCCTAAGAACATCATATTGAATGACCAACCAGCAACATTCTCTTCAATCTCAATCCTGCAAATTAaggaaattaaataaagtaaaagcCAGAAACTTTGaacaaaattaatgaaaaatataaaaacccaatttgaaacaaaacaattcAGCCTTAAAACAAGTGTATACAAACCTGAAATTTAACCCAGCTCTCTCCCTCAACCTTTCCAACTGTGCCTTAATATACTCTGCTGCTTCTCTCAAACCCTGACGCCCTTCCTATTGAACAACGAAAACCCATAATCACTAACATAAAGTCCTACTCTACCACagcaataaatttgaaatttttttttccatttcagcTACCCCAGAGGTTACCTTCAATCTAAGCAGTGAGAATAAACTAATAAGAGTAGTAATGATTTAAAGCTATCCagtaaaattgaaaggaaaaaaaaaagaaaaaaaagtacagGACATGATGGAAAGAAAGTGAAAAGAGATAAGCCGACGCACTTGACGACCATCGATTTCATGTGCTAAGACTCGAACATGCTCGATAGCTCTGGCTTCAGAGAAACGATCGAGAGGCGCATCGATCCCCAAAGGCGTGATGAACTTGGTGTACATTACCTAAACCATACATGAGACCATACATGACCGCCAATGAGAAGAGGAATTTAAACCCCGAAACATCTGTGCCATCGAGCCTTAGCGCCATTAcctaaaccaaaaaagaaaacccaaagctGAACTTCACAGCAGTATTACCTTCCCCTTGTTTTTACCTCGAAAGAAAGCACAGAAAAGTCAAAAGAAGGGTCTATAATGGAGAAGGGAAAGAGAGATGGATGAAGTTAAAGGAAAGTGTAGAAGAAGAGTAGCTAAATTTTATTTGGGGAATTTAGGGCGAGCGACATAGATGAGAAGAAGAGGGAGTAACGAGCGGCTaaacaaaagtttttttttagggTGAGCgggattttgatttctttttttttcttttgcagcgTTTTcaataaaaacgccgctatagttTAATTTTTTGCGGCATTATAttgcttaattttaatttttttaatatattttttttattttattttttaatttttgtgttgagattatcattttttgaaatttttttaattttaaatattgaactttttaattgaaatatagactgaaatattaaatattaagttttttattttttatttttattttttattttttattttttattttttattttttttgaagatttttataatttttaaattatcatataaaatacaaaagggaactttaacagaaataaaatgaaatcaaataattaaaaaaaatacaaaaggaGACAGCAATACAAGCATTATTCTTTTAAGTATAGTCCGCAttagttgtttagatttttatataaatggcatttaattatatgtatacaccTAAATTTTGATAGAGATGCATCTCAGAATTATTTATGGATttcggtttaatgtgtaattgtagatgtgaaattctaattgtggtttaaatgtatagctgaaacttaaattttgatttaatcatacacattttaaaaaataaatacatcaatatatttttatattgaataaatataaatatttttatatcaataattgtgataataatttacaagaactggatcaaattaaagttcatgtatacaattgcacactaaaccattgttcatgtatgcttttgggatttaacccattttgatattttttttaaaaaataacttatatttatcttatttaggtTTATGTTATAAAAAATCCAATATACACAAGTTAAGGGACCCCTAAACActaaaaaataaatcctaaaccccaaactccgaaccataaaccataaaatatCATAGACCATAAACTtataccataaaccctaaatatatatgtattacaagggacaaaaataactaaaaaagaaTCTTATTGTttacctaaaccctaaaataaattaattttttgtcaTTTTGTCAAAAATCCTAACCCTTAAAATCATGAACAATACTAAGACCCtaactataaaataataaatcatgaACCCCAAActctaaaccataaaccataaaatcaaaactcaaatcacaaaataataaacattatatcataaaccctaaaaccccaaaccaTGGACATTAAACCTTAAATTCTAAACCCCATAAATCTTAAATCATAAACATaatctctaaaccctaaaaacataacacttaaaccctaacccctaaGCCTTAATTCCCAactcttaaaccataaaccataatccctaaacccataatccacaaaccttaaaatatttaacatatagattaaaaaacaatcagtcatatacaaaaaatctttaaaattattttaaataatagtattttaatttttttaatttttaaaaatatttttctatgtttttacattcaaattttttctacgtatcattatttttttctgaagaatttaaatattcaattaaaaataaattgtattttaatataaataaactagtTAAACTACAAATAGACAGATGAAAtgtttttgcggcgttttcaaaaagcgccactaaacctatagcggcgtttttacaaaagcgccgctaaaactcGACCTATAGCGGCTTTTTTACAAAAGCGCGGCTAAAGCCACTAAAAGCTTAATACAAAACGATGGCGTTTTTCAAAATTCTTTTGcgtgaaaaacgccgctaatgctcgttcTTTAGTAGCGTTTTTCGAAAAGGGCCACTAATACtcgttctttagtggcgtttttcattcaaacgccactaaaaacaccgctaaaaacctgttttgctgtagtgtttataatattttatattatgttatttttatatattatgtaatttagaatacattaaaaaaattatactaaatatataatactactctaatgtaaatattaaaataatgtataaaattattaaatattaaaataatataatataaaaatatatatttaaaaaatttaaaaaaatatgggcaaatttaaaatgaatttgtCTTTTATAAATATAGGCTGATTTGGGAGGGGTCAGACTTAAGTAaatataaagtatgttaataCCATACTTAAGCCCAACCGAACCCGGCTCATGAGTATCTCTAAGAGAGATTGGTGATTTAGAGATTTAGggttgtttaaaaaaaatcattttcttaataTGGTGCAATCAATTTTTGTTAGGagcaaattaaaagaattaaagttatAACTTTCAATTGGATTGCGTTAGTAAATAGTATTACAATTCAACAGCTTTATATATATGCAAATCGTTGCACTGAAACAAATAATTGCAGTATCTTACAAATCGTTTTtattaattaacaatattataaaACAATCATTTCTATTATGTAATGTTagcgtttttattttttaaataaaaaatgagagtCGTCACCAATtctttttataaggtgtgatcggattacctcgtaatttgatcgttttaataaaatgtttgatttactaaaataataatttttagtctacaaaattcaagaaaatgagTTCGAGAATCGGTTACGCACGAagaaagattagcaccctcgtgtcgcttaaaattggtacctagttgattacttgatgttttAGTGCtgagaattaaaaatttgaagggaGTTTAAAACACAATCCTTTTTTATATTAAGACATTACTAtgatcatgtcccgtaagttaatcgagaaagaatgatcatgtcccgtaagttaggacacaacgtctTAAATCCTCGAAATCAAGAATAAACTCCATTTGATTGTTACTTAAATctcgttttttattttttaaaattgatattcgACTATCTCGGTTTTAGAATGAAACCATATTCCGTGAGTTAGGAACACGACTAttctaattcaaaaaataatgaacattgcctttttttcctttaaaatattTCTTATTCATGTGATAAAACGAATGCaactttttaattatatttatttatttagatctagTAATAAAATGAACAACACGATACATGGCACGAGTGTtaacaaaataacataataacggattaaaatgaaatgatgacattaaaattataaatgaataaataagtaaaaaaaataaaaaaataaaagtactaTGTAAGTGGGTAATAATAACACAACTATGATAGTAATAAAAAAGACAATTTATAGTAATAATAGAAATCATTGTACTATAGTTGCTATCATAATATTAACATGAAtaataaaatgatgataataataataaggatgAATAATGTATAAACATAAATgatatgaatttaattattaaaaggggtcaaagaaataataaataaataaattcaaaaaaatgttaaaattagatAAACCAAGGATTAAATcagaattaaaatgaaattaaaaatataaattgtaaataaataaaatatttaaataagtaaataaaagagtaaaatataacatgggaaaaataacaagggCTAAATGGGAAAATATCCCAAAAGCCAGGACACGTGTCACTCCCCGAAGGTCGATGCTGAGTCAATGGACCAATttgtaaacaaattaaaattacagggaagaaataaaataattaaaaaagaatatgactaaattgaaacaagtCGCAAAAACGAAAGACCAAAGGCAAAAATAGACCCCTCACataaaaaaacacgcggatcctacaCAATTCGGGTCGGGTCATCGAGTCAGCTGAAATGATACTGTTTCAAGTGCCCCTTTTCCTAAGATTGTCTAcagaccaaaataaaaacaaaattaaattaaatgtcaaaataaaaaggtaaaaaaggactatattgtaaattgtctaaaaagcggaaggactaggGTCACAATTATATCCCCAACACAAAAAACAGGTGGATCCTAAGGTACTCGGGTCGGGCAATCAAGTTGAGCatcaaaactacgtcgttttgggGTTTATGGACCcaggccaaaacgacgccgttttgacctcctatttaaattaataaattccaaaaaaaattcctttcaacttagtttttttaaaaaaaaaaaattgaaaaccctCCTTTTTTTCTCTGAAACATGCCCTGAGACCAGCCATCGCACGTCCGCCATGGCCATCGATCATCGGCAATGGCGGCTGCTGCCTCTGGTGGtcaaaaaaatcctaaaaaataatttgactcgTTTTTTGTACAAAACTCTGATTCGGAGTCAAAACCACCATAACTAAAATCGAAACtctaaaaaaagagagaaaatatttCGATTTTCTTCTCTCCAACAAAGGTTACAACAAATGTTTAGGGATTCAGAGGTCTTTCGCATCGGAGAAGGCCGTCTTTCCTCGGAGACGGAGACCTCGCCCACCCACAACGGCTGAAGGCGAAACGTCAGGtgagttttcttcttttttattttatgttatattttttaaaagaaaaaaaggaaaaaataacaGATTAAAATAGAAAGGagatacattttttaaattttctttatattatgttcttttttattattttcgtgtGTAAAACAATACATGGTTGtcttggcttttatagctgaataCAAGCTGTTGTTTTTACTTTTCTTGCGTGTCTGTATCtatcctttttctttctctttgcaAGCGACAGTGCGCGGTCAACGGAGGGGAGAGAAGGGGCGCcttttgccattttggtgcaacAGCGGCAAATGCGTCAGGCCTCAGATGGCATGCATTCAAAAAGGGGGTGCGatgccagaaaccctagggtttctggctttTTTGAAACTGGTTTAAGTTTTTGGGCCATTGGGCTTTGGGCTTGTAATTTGGGTAGTGTATTGGGTTAGGTTGTATTCTGGGCCTTTAGGTTTTTTATTTAGGCCATTTAGGCTTGTAAATTTTGGACTgttgtattttgaaatttttatttatttttcggtTTTATTTATCTGATTTCTGTTTGGATTGATTGATTTGGGctttttatttgtttgtaattcaggctcgggcaaaattgggctattacaacttcccctctttgctcattgttgtgtaacgagaatggagcaaagactttaacaAGGACCAATTTTGTCTGGTTTTTTCGAATCTTGATTTCTTTGGTGCTTCTCTTTTTTAGGTAGCCTTATTTTAACCCATTGCCACTTTAAGGGTATGAGAATTTTagtttcaatctactccactacaacttcaaggagataatacttgtagctttaatctgctccactgcaacttcaaggagataagatttgtaacttgtagctttaattttTCCACATAAGACTCgctatggtagatttaatccggcccactacaactttaggggtataggatttTTCGCTTCAATTTGgtccactgcaacttcagcgagataagacttgtagcttcaatctgttctatTGCTACTtgagggagataagatttgtagcttcaacTTACTCTAATggaacttcagagagataagatttgctatctttaatctgctccaatgcaacttcagggggatgaGATTTATGGCtttaatctactctactgcaacttcaaagagataagattcactatctttaatctactccactgtaacttcagggagataagatttgtggctttaatctgctctactgtaacttcaataagataagatttactatcttcaatctgctcaaTTACTACTTCAGGGAGATtagatttatagctttaatctgctctactgcaacttcagaaagataagatttgctatattcaatctgctctactacaacttcagggaatatgatttgtagcttcatcttgctccactgtatcttcaggggtataggaattgtGATTTCATTGATATATTGTACCATTCTCTGGGGAACATAACCTGTAGAGTCCATTTCATGGGCCTATATTTATGCCAAGAGATTAAgatatcattattagaataaatcaaatgttCTTAactaatatgaattatatttgtcTGCATGCAGAATGTTATTTTTCAAGAATGATtccctttttaatgcttaggttcaCATTGCTCATTGTTCGTTAAGGTTCTATCACTAATGTGTTACCATGCCTTTTTGTTCAGATCTGGTATCTTTGACAGGAGACCCGAAGAAGTAATCACAATTTACACTATTCATTCCCAAATATTTCCAGCCCTTAGatttggttag
The sequence above is drawn from the Gossypium hirsutum isolate 1008001.06 chromosome A05, Gossypium_hirsutum_v2.1, whole genome shotgun sequence genome and encodes:
- the LOC107959852 gene encoding uncharacterized protein isoform X1, which translates into the protein MYTKFITPLGIDAPLDRFSEARAIEHVRVLAHEIDGRQEGRQGLREAAEYIKAQLERLRERAGLNFRIEIEENVAGWSFNMMFLGHGLSTLTFDVPMSPKKALRAAMLKRRFANTILRAQKKALLDHVKFLAANNEKKRQRLKLKS
- the LOC107959852 gene encoding uncharacterized protein isoform X3, producing MYTKFITPLGIDAPLDRFSEARAIEHVRVLAHEIDGRQEGRQGLREAAEYIKAQLERLRERAGLNFRIEIEENVAGWSFNMMFLGHGLSTLTFDVPMSPKKALRAAMLKRRFANTILRAQKKALLDHKRQRLKLKS
- the LOC107959852 gene encoding uncharacterized protein isoform X2; its protein translation is MYTKFITPLGIDAPLDRFSEARAIEHVRVLAHEIDGRQEGRQGLREAAEYIKAQLERLRERAGLNFRIEIEENVAGWSFNMMFLGHGLSTLTFDVPMSPKKALRAAMLKRRFANTILRAQKKALLDHVKFLAANNEKVF